In Candidatus Manganitrophus morganii, the genomic window TAGCTCAGCGAAGTATCCCATCCCCCGATCTGACGCATTACTTTGATCGCCCATTCGCTGTTCTTCAAGTTCTGAGAGGGTGTCTCAAGCCCTTCCAGTACCTGGAATTGTTCCCATTCACTTCCGACCGAGGCCGGTTTGTGAAACTCAAGATCGGGAATCCAGAGAATCTCCACCGTGTTCGGATCGAAATAGAAATCGGCCTTGATCATCCAGAGGGGGATATATCGATCTTGAATCTCTCTCAAGATAAACTCCTGGAAATCGAGCGGGTTGACCTCATCGGTGACCCGCGCCCCCTCCACAACCCCCCATCGGACGATCTGTTTTCCGATCCGCAGATCGAGCCTCGGGAAAAAAAGATCAAGATAAAACTCCCGCAGCTCGGTCTCCTTCTGCTCGACCTCAATCTTCCGGAGGTTTCCAATCCGGAGGGCTTTAATCTCCTCGGCGGTAAGATCCTCACTCAGAATGGTCCGCGGATTCTTCCTCGGGACGACATTATCGACCTCCTGGAAATCGTACACCGCATCGTAATAGCTTCGGACCAATGCAGTCAACTGCACCGATGAGGAGGGGATATAACGCGCCTCCAGACGGGCCAGGTTATATATTTTGGTAAAGGAGGCCGGGTTGACATAGCGGTAGGCGGTCTCGTTTTTAAGCTGGCCATGGAATGTGAAGGTCTCTTGGGCGAAGGTATTTGCGATCATCATGTTTTGGGTCACTAAAAAAATAAAAATGAAAAAGAGGAGAGCGAAACTAAAACGCAACGTTCACCCCCAACGTCAGCGTTCTTTTTTCATAATCTCCCAAGGCGGTGCTTCTTCCCAGCAGGATATCCTCTTGGCTCACAAATGCCGGGCCGAGGTTCGACCGATTCTCCTGCCATCGATAATCGATGAAGAGATTTGTGCTCTCGCTCCAGGTATAAAGAAGCCCCACGCTGTAGGAGAGGAGGGTGTTCTGTCGGAGTCGGCCTTCCGGGTCCAGGGCGTCGGGATGGAGAAAGTCTTGTAAGAAAACAGCTGCCGATCCCCGGAATTGAAGATCGGGGCGAAGCCATCTTCGGTATCCGATTTGAAGGCGATGGCCTTGGTAACTATTTTCGAGAGAGCCCGGGCTCTGTCGGTCGTTAAAGGTATAGGAGAGGTCGGCTTCATCCTGCCAGCCGAAAGCCTGGGTTGCCGACAAAGTCCCCCGATGTTCTTGAGCATCGAGCCTGGCGTTGTGGCGAAAATAGAAGTCGCTGAATCCATATTCGAGAGAGAGAATAGTGGGAATTGTTCCAAAGCGGCTCATGGAGGCGGTTCCCTGTGAAAGGAGAAGCCCCACACCGCCGTTTTTGGCGAAGCTGGCTTGGAAGCGTCCGGTCATTCCGTAGGAGAAGGAGGTGCTTGGCCGATGTTGGAATCCCACGGAGAGGCCATGATTGCTGAAGTAGATTGAACTGCGGTAGTAAAAGGTCGTATCCTGCTGATAGGAAAAAGGAATTTGAAATTGTGGGGACCGGACCAAATAATAAGCCAGATTCACCGAAAGACTGGTAAAGGTCTCATCCTGCGGCGGAGGGAAGAGATCCTGGGGCGGCGGGCCGAGGTTAAAGTTGCTATCTAGCCCGGCGGCATATCCGACATTTCCGAAAAAGCGCCTCTCAAGCCTCAGGACGTTTGCCTCGATCTCCTTGACCTCCATCGGGTGTGGATCAGGCGCCACCTCCAGAAGCGATTTGTAGAAGGTTAGGGCTTTATCGTTCTCCTCTTGCCATTCATAAAGGTAGCCAAGGCGGGCGTAAGGAGGGAGGTAGCGGCGATCGATCTCGATCGCCGCCTTATACGCCGCGACCGGTTCTTTCAAAAGGCGCGGCTCCTTCTTCACCCGCTCCGCATTTTCCCGATTCAGTCCCCCTTCGCCGAAATTGAGATGCTCATAAAGGAGGCCGAGGTTGTAATGATAACGCGCCTCGTCGGGGCGAAGGGCGACAGCTTGCTTAAAGTCCCAGAGCGCCAGTTGAAGCCGCGCCGGGTCGGGTCTTTCGACATCGGCAGCCGGCTGGGCCGTCCCGCTCTTGGAAGCGATTTCGGAGAGGCTGTTTAAAACCGCAAGCCCCCGCTTCTCATGGCGCTCGGCCTCTCTCAGCCGTTTGAGATTTTCGGTAACGGCGGCAAGCCGGGCCGACGCTTCTTTGTATTCCGGCGCGTCGCCTCGCTCTTTCTGTAGCAGGAGGCGTCGATAGGTCTGGGCGGCGGCCGGCAGCATCCCTCTCGTTTCTTCGATGAAACCGAGCCGAAGAAGGGCGCCCAAATGGAGCGGATCGGCGTCGAGAATCTTCATGAAAACGCCGGTCGCCTCGGGCAACTTACCCTCTATCGCATAAACGATCCCGAGGGAGTAGAGGATCGAGAGGTTGTCTTTCTCTTCGTTAGACGCGGCTTCGAAAAGAGAGATCGCATTTTCGTTCTCCCCCTTGGCGAGGGCCTCTTGTGCTTGATTAAAGAGGGCGCGCGTTTTCGCGCGGGCTTCTTCCATTTTCTGTTGAGTGGCTCCCTTTTCTTTTTGGATTTCCTCGCGCGAGGTTCCGATCGACGTTAAGCCTGGATCAGAGAGGCTGAGAAGCCGATCGAGGGCATCGAGCGCTTTTGCGTGACGTCCTTCTTGAGCGTAAAGCCGGGAGAGCGCCCGCCAAGCCGGATAGAGGCCGGGGTGGAGTTCGACGGCCGCTTCAAAGGCGGCGATCGTTTTTTCTCTTTCCCCCTTTTTCTCGTAAACCTCTCCGAGAGCATGGTGAATCAGAGGACTTCCCGGCGAGAGGCGCGATGCCTGCTCCAGCGAAATCTGGGCTTCGTCCAGCTCTCCGCTCGCTTTCTTCTGGAGCCCGTCCCGATAAGGTGGGGCCGCCTCAATGGGGGCCTTGAGCATCTCAAATTCCGTTTGGAGGAGTCCGGCCTGGGCTTCCAGGTAGAAGAGGCCTTCCTGGCCATTTGGGGAAAGGGAAAGGGTCTTGATGTAGGCGGCCAAAGAATCCTTGAAGGCGCGCTCTGCGCGGAGGGCTTTTCCAAGGAGGAGATGGAGAGTGCGGGAGTCCGGCTCCAGAAGGAGGGCCTCATTCACCGCTTGAACGACCAGATCGGGCCGATTGGTCTTGTCGTAGAACCGCGCCAGATTGTGATGGACGACCGGAAGCCCGGGATCGATCGCCGCAGCCGCCTGAAAGTATTGAAGGGCCTCCCCCCATTTTCCTTCTTGTGTCAGAAATTCCCCCCTTTGGGTCAGTTCCTGGATTTCTTTCCGGTCCAGCAGGAGAAAAAGTGCCTCCTTAGCGGATCGAATTTCCGGGAGGGTCTCGTCGTGATTTAAGAGAAGGAGGGCTTCATACTCTTTGATCGCTTCATCGGTTTTTCCGATCTGGTCGTAGAGTTTCGCCAGGGAGAGATGGGGCTGAAGGGCGGTGGAATCGATCTGAATCGCTTCCCGATAGACCTCTTCCGCCTTGGTTGGATTTCCAAGTTGAGAAGCCAGGCTCCCCATAAAGAGTCGAATCGAGAGGCTCTTTGGAAGAAGTTCAGCCGCTTTCTGATAAAGAGCCCAGGCCTCCTTGGCATTCCCCTCATTGAGCCGGGCTTCCGCTTGAGCGACCCACGTCTGAACCTGCCTTGCGATCTCCGGGGTGTCCCCCAGCTCTTTCAGGTGCTGTTCGGCCTCACGCGCTTCCAAGGATGCCGCCGGGCCGTGCTCAATGACTTTCTGATAAGCCGCGACGGCTTCATCCATCTTCCTTTGTCTCTCCAAGATTTGGCCGAGGTGGAGCCAGGCGGAGATATGCGCGGGAGATAACGTAACCGTTTTTCTGAAAAGCTCCTCAGCCTGTTCGATCTTTCCCTGATTTCTGTAAACGAGACCGAGGCCGAAATATCCTCCAGGGTAGGTCGATGCCTTTTGGATCACCGCCTCGAAAGCTGTTTTTGCTTCTTCCAATCGGTTTGATTGAACATAGACCAGTCCAAGGTATTCGTGGGGAAGAACCAACGTGGGATCTTCTCGAAGGATCTCCAAAAATTCCGTTTCGGCCTCATTTATTTTTCCTTGTTGAAACAAGGCGACCCCTTTGTCGAATCGTTTCTTTAGTTCGGGGGAAGCGGCCAGTGCGCTTGAATGATTGATCAGATAGAAAAAAAGAAGAAAAGCAGAGCAGAGAATCGAAAGGAATCCTCTGTAGGAGGGTAAGAATTTTTCGGGTCCGAACCGGAAAGAGCGGGAAGATAGTAAAAAATTAATTTGCATTCAAAAAAAAGAGTCTCTTTGTTTCATAATCACCTGCCGTCCATAGCAACCTCTCCAAGAGGATCTTCTCCTGGGGGATGGTCCCCCCAGGAGAAGAGGTGTTTGTTAGAAAAATACCGGGAACTCGTCGGGGTTGGTTGGTGAAATGTTCAACCCCGGTGTCTGGAAGGCTCTCTCCGTCGGGAAATTGCTCCCGGTGAACGGAGACGTGCCCGGAGCCGGGAAGGCATTCCAGGACTGGGCATACGGGAAATCCACCGTTACATCCAATGCAAACGGTGTGGCTGTAGGGATTCCACTGTCGCCGGTTTGCGTTAGTTGCATCCCTGCGACCATGTTGACCGGACCGTCAAAGGCAAATTGGTCCGGATCGGCCGACGCGGTGAATGTCGGAGCGACATCGGTCTCAGTGAACGTGATTGTGAGACCGGCCGCATTGTTGATGTTTTGAACGACCTGCTGATCGATCGACGCGGTCATGGTATCCGGGTCGAGGGTAAAGGTGATATGTCCCGCCGCATGGAACGGATCGGTTGCGGCGGTTCCCAAACCCAGGTCGATGTTTGAGGTGATAAGACCGGTGAGAGTATTGGTTTCCCCCGCTACCCCGCCAAAATCAGGCGCGGTTTGCGGGTCTGAACCTCCTTCAGTGCCGCAGAGAAGTCCGCAGCCGAAATCGGCATCGGCCCAAACGATTTTGTTGGGATTTCCGGTAAAAGAACCGGGCATCCCAACTGCCTTGACGTAGTTGTCCAAGGTACAGTCCATCACTCCAGCCGTCCGGGCTCCGCAGGTAGGGGCCGTGACCGATTGCATCACTGTCCCGAGCTGTGCCGATGTAATGGCAAAGCCGAACTGCGTCGACCCGAGCGTGGTGCTGGTGGTGTTGGTCTGGATGTTCTGACCAAATGCCACTCCGGCCAGGAGGAAAACCCCCAGCGTCCCGAGCGTCATAAGTTGTCTG contains:
- a CDS encoding tetratricopeptide repeat protein, with product MQINFLLSSRSFRFGPEKFLPSYRGFLSILCSAFLLFFYLINHSSALAASPELKKRFDKGVALFQQGKINEAETEFLEILREDPTLVLPHEYLGLVYVQSNRLEEAKTAFEAVIQKASTYPGGYFGLGLVYRNQGKIEQAEELFRKTVTLSPAHISAWLHLGQILERQRKMDEAVAAYQKVIEHGPAASLEAREAEQHLKELGDTPEIARQVQTWVAQAEARLNEGNAKEAWALYQKAAELLPKSLSIRLFMGSLASQLGNPTKAEEVYREAIQIDSTALQPHLSLAKLYDQIGKTDEAIKEYEALLLLNHDETLPEIRSAKEALFLLLDRKEIQELTQRGEFLTQEGKWGEALQYFQAAAAIDPGLPVVHHNLARFYDKTNRPDLVVQAVNEALLLEPDSRTLHLLLGKALRAERAFKDSLAAYIKTLSLSPNGQEGLFYLEAQAGLLQTEFEMLKAPIEAAPPYRDGLQKKASGELDEAQISLEQASRLSPGSPLIHHALGEVYEKKGEREKTIAAFEAAVELHPGLYPAWRALSRLYAQEGRHAKALDALDRLLSLSDPGLTSIGTSREEIQKEKGATQQKMEEARAKTRALFNQAQEALAKGENENAISLFEAASNEEKDNLSILYSLGIVYAIEGKLPEATGVFMKILDADPLHLGALLRLGFIEETRGMLPAAAQTYRRLLLQKERGDAPEYKEASARLAAVTENLKRLREAERHEKRGLAVLNSLSEIASKSGTAQPAADVERPDPARLQLALWDFKQAVALRPDEARYHYNLGLLYEHLNFGEGGLNRENAERVKKEPRLLKEPVAAYKAAIEIDRRYLPPYARLGYLYEWQEENDKALTFYKSLLEVAPDPHPMEVKEIEANVLRLERRFFGNVGYAAGLDSNFNLGPPPQDLFPPPQDETFTSLSVNLAYYLVRSPQFQIPFSYQQDTTFYYRSSIYFSNHGLSVGFQHRPSTSFSYGMTGRFQASFAKNGGVGLLLSQGTASMSRFGTIPTILSLEYGFSDFYFRHNARLDAQEHRGTLSATQAFGWQDEADLSYTFNDRQSPGSLENSYQGHRLQIGYRRWLRPDLQFRGSAAVFLQDFLHPDALDPEGRLRQNTLLSYSVGLLYTWSESTNLFIDYRWQENRSNLGPAFVSQEDILLGRSTALGDYEKRTLTLGVNVAF